CGGGACGCTGTGGCGCGGTAAAATAGCCATTGCTAATCCACTCATACGGACGATATGAAACTCTCTAAACAACATTCGATGTACGAATCCGACCACACGCTGTTCATCAAAGAGTTGAAAGCGAAGAATCCGGCGATCGAAGCTGGTCAGCAACAGGGCCGCGCCCTGCTGTGGGACCGTCCGCCGATCTCGCTCGACGAGCAGGAGCGCCAGCTGAAGTCGGCCGTCAAGCAGCAAGCCTACGTCTACCAGAACAAGCTCTGATCGCTTCAAGGCGGCAGGCATGTTGCCAGAATCAGCAGCGGAACCAGCACCGGCCACGGCGGCTGAGGCAGGCACAGCGGCCCTAACGGCCGATGTGTCCGGTTTTGCGCGCCTGTACGGCGAACCTCTGCTCACGCTGCCCAATGACCTGTACATTCCGCCCGATGCGCTCGAGGTATTTCTCGATGCATTCGAAGGCCCGCTGGACTTGCTGTTGTACCTGATTCGCAAGCAGAATTTCAATATCCTCGACATACCGATGGCGCAGCTCACGCTGCAATACCTGAAGTACGTGGACCAGATCCGCAAGTCCAACCTGGAACTGGCGGCCGAGTACCTGCTGATGGCGGCCATGCTGATCGAAATCAAGTCGCGCATGCTGCTACCGCAGCGACAGACCGACCTCGACATCGAAGCGGACGATCCGCGCGCGGAACTGGTGCGGCGCCTGCTCGACTACGAGCAGATCAAGCTGGCCGCCTACGATCTCAATACGCTGCCGCAGCTCGACCGCGACTTCGTGCGCACCCAGATTCATATCGAGCAAAGCCTGGTGACCGTGCTGCCCGACGTGGCGCCACTGGATTTGCAGCAAGCCTGGCTCGACGTGATGAAGCGCGCGCGGCTCACGCAACACCACAAGATCAGCCGCGAAGAACTGTCCGTGCGCGAGCACATGACGGGCATCCTGCGCCGGCTGCAATCGACCCGCTTTGTCGAGTTCGCGGACCTGTTCGACGTGGCCGGCGGCGTGCCGGTCGTGGTGGTCAACTTCGTCGCCCTGCTCGAGCTGGCCAAGGAGACGCTGATCGAGATCACCCAGGCCGAACCGTTCGCACCGATCTATGTCCGGCTGGCGTATGCGCCGGCCTGAATTGTTTACCGAAATGACCCATGAAAATCATCACCACCATTGAAGAATTGCGCGACCAGCTCAGCGGTCAACTGCGTACCGCCTTTGTTCCCACCATGGGCAATCTGCACGAGGGCCACCTGTCCCTGATGCGCCTGGCGCGCAAGCATGGCGATCCAGTGGTCGCGTCCATCTTCGTCAACCGCCTGCAGTTCGGCCCCAACGAAGACTTCGACAAGTATCCGCGCACTTTCCAGGCCGACGTGGAAAAACTGGAGAAGGAAGGCGTCTATGTGCTGTTCGCGCCGACCGAAAAGGATTTGTACCCGGAGCCACAGGAATTCCGCGTCAATCCACCGGCCGACCTGGGCAATACGCTCGAAGGCGAGTTCCGCCCCGGCTTCTTCACCGGCGTCACCACCATCGTGCTGAAACTGTTCTCGTGCGTGCAGCCCAAGGTGGCCGTGTTCGGCAAGAAGGATTACCAGCAGCTGATGATGGTGCGTAATATGAGCCGCCAGTTCGCGCTGCCGACCGAGATCATCGGCGCCGAAACCTATCGCGCCGAAGACGGCCTGGCGCTGTCGTCGCGCAATATGTATTTGTCGGAAAACGAGCGGGCCGAGGCGCCGGCGCTGTACCAGACGCTGAACTTCGTGGCCGAAGAAATTCGCGCCGGCCACCTGGACGTATTCCAGGTCGAGCACAAGGCGATGGAAAACCTGGCGCAGCGCGGCTGGCAGCCCGATTATGTGTCGATCCGCAAACGCATCGATTTGCAGCCGCCGTCGGCGGGCGACCTGGCGCAAGGCGCGCCGCTGGTGGTGCTGGCGGCAGCCAAGCTGGGCACTACCCGACTGATCGACAACCTGGAAATTTAATCCTGCAGATGGCGGTCTCAGACCGCCATCTGCTGCGCCCATGCCAGCGCCTGCAAATGGGCCTGGTTGATTTCCTCCGGGTGCAGCTTGAGCGCGATCGCCAGCGCTGCCACCAGGTCCGAGTTCAGCTCGCACGCCTCGGCCAGCGCCAGGTACGGCCCGTAGCGCCCGCTGCGGGTCAGCAACGCTTCCACTACCCCCTCGGGCAGCTGGATGGTCTCCAGCACTTCCGCCATCGTCATCCCCAGCAAGCGGTCCAGCAGCGAGAACATGCCTGCCACGAAGACCTGTTCGGCCTCGCTCTTGCCCAGCGTGTCGCGCGCCAGCAGTTCGGCCAGGCGGCCGCGCACCACGGCGGTTTCCAGCAGCACCGGCGAGTAACCGGTGGTACTGGCCGTTGCCAGCAATAACGTCAACCAGCGATGCAGCGGCGAATAGCCGAGCAAGGTCAGGGCCTGGCGCATCGACTGCACCTCGCGCCCGGCGCCGAAGCCGGCTGAATTGATAAACCGCAGCAGCTTGTACGACAGCGTGGGGTCGCGCTTGAGTGCAGCTTCAATCTGGGCCAGGTCGGCGTTTTCTTTGACCATCTGCATCAGTTGCAGGATGATGGCCTGGGCCGGATTGAGGCCCCGTGCGGTGTTGCCCGGACGCGGTGTCAGGTGCAGCTTGCCGACAAAGGCATTCAGGCCCAGTGCGGCGCAGGCGTCGAAGTCGGCCCAGTTGCTGACCGGGCGCGCCACCATGGTCAGTCCCGACTGCTTGAGCGCCGCATACGCGCGCGCCTGGGTGGCCACGTTGGCGCCACTGAAGCGTACTTCCACGAACGAGGCCAGCGAGGCCAGGCGCAGTCCGGCCGGGGCGCGGGCAAAGTTGCGCAGCAAGATGCCCACGCCACCGGCGCGCAGCGCGTGCACGGCTTGCAAGGTATCGGGATTGGCCAGCGTGGCGGCGGGCAAGGAGAGCACCGTGCGCGCGGGCGGCATGCGATGCAGCGCATCGGCCGAGAGCATCTCGGGCACGGCTTCGAGGAACAGGATTTTATCGAGCAGGAGCCAGGTCTCGCCGTCTTCGCCACCGATCACGTGGCTGGCGACAAAGTTCAGCAGGGACTCGAGGGCAACGACCGGCGCAGCAGAAACGCCGCTGGCCTGCACAGGCTGCTTCCAGGTCAACTCATACCCGACCACCCGCTGCTGCGGGTCGAGCAACGGCTCGCGAACCAGGAAATGAGTGTGGTGCATGGCCGTCCGTGGGCAGGCTGTCGAGCGTAGCCGGGCCAGGCCCGACCACTAAGGTATTACGCGCCCAGCTTTTCGAAAATCTTGTTCAGCTTTTCGTCCAGGGTGGCGGCGGTGAACGGCTTGACCACGTAACCATTGGCGCCAGCTTGCGCGGCAGCGATGATGTTTTCCTTCTTGGCTTCGGCAGTCACCATCAGTACCGGCAGCTTGGCCAGTGCGGGGTCGGCACGAATGTTTTGCAACATCGTCAGGCCGTCCATGTTTGGCATGTTCCAGTCCGAGACGACGAAGTCGAACGACTCGGCGCGCAGCTTGGCCAGCGCCATGACGCCGTCTTCCGCCTCATCGACATTGGCATAACCCAGTTCTTTTAACAGATTTCGGACGATGCGACGCATCGTCGAAAAATCGTCAACAACTAAAAATTTCATCTTTGGATCAGCCATGAATTACTCCGTTGTTTCTTTACGCGGTTGTTAATATTGCCTACAAACTCCAAGCAAGTTGTAGGATAGCA
This is a stretch of genomic DNA from Duganella zoogloeoides. It encodes these proteins:
- the cheY gene encoding chemotaxis response regulator CheY; translated protein: MADPKMKFLVVDDFSTMRRIVRNLLKELGYANVDEAEDGVMALAKLRAESFDFVVSDWNMPNMDGLTMLQNIRADPALAKLPVLMVTAEAKKENIIAAAQAGANGYVVKPFTAATLDEKLNKIFEKLGA
- a CDS encoding DUF3460 family protein, with protein sequence MKLSKQHSMYESDHTLFIKELKAKNPAIEAGQQQGRALLWDRPPISLDEQERQLKSAVKQQAYVYQNKL
- a CDS encoding EAL and HDOD domain-containing protein → MHHTHFLVREPLLDPQQRVVGYELTWKQPVQASGVSAAPVVALESLLNFVASHVIGGEDGETWLLLDKILFLEAVPEMLSADALHRMPPARTVLSLPAATLANPDTLQAVHALRAGGVGILLRNFARAPAGLRLASLASFVEVRFSGANVATQARAYAALKQSGLTMVARPVSNWADFDACAALGLNAFVGKLHLTPRPGNTARGLNPAQAIILQLMQMVKENADLAQIEAALKRDPTLSYKLLRFINSAGFGAGREVQSMRQALTLLGYSPLHRWLTLLLATASTTGYSPVLLETAVVRGRLAELLARDTLGKSEAEQVFVAGMFSLLDRLLGMTMAEVLETIQLPEGVVEALLTRSGRYGPYLALAEACELNSDLVAALAIALKLHPEEINQAHLQALAWAQQMAV
- the panC gene encoding pantoate--beta-alanine ligase; this translates as MKIITTIEELRDQLSGQLRTAFVPTMGNLHEGHLSLMRLARKHGDPVVASIFVNRLQFGPNEDFDKYPRTFQADVEKLEKEGVYVLFAPTEKDLYPEPQEFRVNPPADLGNTLEGEFRPGFFTGVTTIVLKLFSCVQPKVAVFGKKDYQQLMMVRNMSRQFALPTEIIGAETYRAEDGLALSSRNMYLSENERAEAPALYQTLNFVAEEIRAGHLDVFQVEHKAMENLAQRGWQPDYVSIRKRIDLQPPSAGDLAQGAPLVVLAAAKLGTTRLIDNLEI
- a CDS encoding segregation and condensation protein A, whose protein sequence is MLPESAAEPAPATAAEAGTAALTADVSGFARLYGEPLLTLPNDLYIPPDALEVFLDAFEGPLDLLLYLIRKQNFNILDIPMAQLTLQYLKYVDQIRKSNLELAAEYLLMAAMLIEIKSRMLLPQRQTDLDIEADDPRAELVRRLLDYEQIKLAAYDLNTLPQLDRDFVRTQIHIEQSLVTVLPDVAPLDLQQAWLDVMKRARLTQHHKISREELSVREHMTGILRRLQSTRFVEFADLFDVAGGVPVVVVNFVALLELAKETLIEITQAEPFAPIYVRLAYAPA